The proteins below are encoded in one region of Fusobacterium sp.:
- a CDS encoding MATE family efflux transporter, whose translation MEQIKKNDLGKDSIGKLIVNLTIPAITAQLINALYNIVDRIYIGRIPEVGGAALTGVGVTFPIVMLISAFGALLGMGGAPKAAIKMGEKNNDAAEEILGNCFSGMIIMAIVLTVFFLVFQKPLLMMFGASERTIGYGLEYLNIYVCGTIFVQATLVLNSFITAQGFARTGMLTVLIGAVLNIVLDPILIFYFKMGVQGAAIATVISQAASAIWVIKFLIGKNTKIKIKKEYFKIKKSVIIPIIGLGLSPFVMQSTNSVVNVVLNSSLQKFGGDLGVGAMTICGSVIQVLQMPVFGLAQGVQPIVSYNYGARNIDRVKKAYKILLFMSMGYCGIAWFIEILFPAMFVTLFTEDKELIKFTVWALNIYGAGLFMMGVQVPCQQTFVALGEAKVSLILSLLKKIILLVPFALIFPFFFENKVFAVFLAEPVAGILAASITATVFSIRFPKLLKRRAIG comes from the coding sequence ATGGAACAAATAAAAAAGAATGATCTGGGGAAAGATAGTATTGGGAAATTAATAGTAAATCTGACTATTCCAGCGATCACAGCTCAATTAATAAATGCTTTATACAATATAGTTGATAGAATATATATTGGAAGAATACCTGAAGTAGGAGGAGCAGCCCTTACAGGAGTAGGCGTAACCTTTCCAATTGTAATGCTTATATCTGCTTTTGGAGCTCTTTTAGGGATGGGAGGAGCACCAAAGGCTGCTATTAAAATGGGAGAAAAAAACAATGATGCAGCAGAGGAAATACTGGGGAATTGTTTTTCTGGAATGATAATAATGGCAATAGTTCTTACAGTTTTCTTTTTAGTATTTCAGAAACCACTTCTGATGATGTTTGGTGCTAGTGAAAGAACAATTGGTTATGGATTAGAGTATCTCAATATATATGTATGCGGAACAATTTTTGTTCAAGCCACATTAGTTCTTAATAGCTTTATAACTGCTCAAGGGTTTGCAAGAACAGGAATGTTAACAGTGCTTATAGGGGCAGTATTAAACATAGTTCTTGATCCTATTTTGATTTTTTATTTTAAAATGGGAGTACAAGGAGCAGCAATTGCAACTGTTATATCACAAGCTGCTTCAGCAATATGGGTAATAAAATTTTTAATAGGAAAGAATACAAAAATAAAGATTAAAAAAGAATATTTTAAAATAAAAAAATCAGTTATTATTCCAATAATAGGACTTGGACTTTCACCTTTTGTAATGCAAAGTACAAATAGCGTAGTAAATGTAGTGCTTAATTCATCACTTCAAAAGTTTGGAGGAGATTTAGGAGTTGGGGCTATGACTATATGTGGAAGCGTTATTCAAGTACTTCAAATGCCAGTTTTTGGACTTGCACAAGGAGTTCAGCCAATAGTAAGTTATAACTATGGAGCAAGAAATATAGATAGAGTAAAAAAGGCTTATAAAATACTTTTGTTTATGAGTATGGGATATTGTGGAATAGCATGGTTTATAGAAATTCTGTTTCCAGCTATGTTTGTAACTTTGTTTACAGAAGATAAAGAGCTTATAAAATTTACAGTATGGGCATTGAATATATATGGAGCAGGGCTTTTTATGATGGGAGTTCAAGTTCCATGTCAACAAACATTTGTTGCTTTGGGAGAAGCTAAAGTTTCTCTTATACTTTCATTACTGAAAAAAATAATACTTTTAGTACCATTTGCTTTGATATTTCCATTTTTCTTTGAAAATAAAGTATT
- a CDS encoding dCMP deaminase family protein — translation MKREDYIEWDEYFMGVALLSAKRSKDPNTQVGACIVNEERRIIGVGYNGLPKGCSDDEFPWEREGEFLDTKYPFVCHAELNAILNSTKTLKNCILYVALFPCHECSKAIIQSGIKELIYLSDKYCGTKSDMASKRMLDAAGVKYRKLDSKLEKLELSFKASDY, via the coding sequence ATGAAGAGAGAAGATTATATAGAATGGGATGAATATTTTATGGGAGTAGCTCTTCTTTCAGCAAAAAGAAGCAAAGATCCAAACACCCAAGTTGGAGCTTGTATTGTGAATGAAGAAAGAAGGATCATTGGAGTTGGATATAATGGACTACCTAAGGGATGTAGTGATGATGAATTTCCTTGGGAGAGAGAAGGAGAATTTCTTGATACAAAATATCCATTTGTTTGTCATGCAGAACTAAATGCAATACTGAACAGTACAAAAACATTAAAAAATTGTATATTATATGTGGCACTTTTTCCATGTCATGAATGTAGCAAGGCAATTATACAAAGTGGAATAAAAGAACTTATCTATCTTTCAGATAAATATTGTGGAACAAAATCTGATATGGCCTCTAAAAGAATGTTAGACGCAGCAGGGGTAAAATATAGAAAACTTGATTCAAAGTTAGAAAAATTAGAATTATCATTCAAAGCTTCAGATTATTAA